A region of Pleionea litopenaei DNA encodes the following proteins:
- the yidD gene encoding membrane protein insertion efficiency factor YidD yields MKFLVIYFIRIYQKWISPYKGFRCAHAALHGVDSCSTAVIKIINRRGVIGGFGLIRRRFERCKLAYLEHKQEERVNNKKDKKKDKDKCYNNCDPSGMCDIGSCSKAKNCDMDLPCDGSFWWRF; encoded by the coding sequence TTGAAGTTTCTTGTTATTTATTTCATTCGAATTTATCAAAAATGGATTTCTCCATACAAAGGATTTCGTTGTGCTCATGCCGCACTGCATGGTGTTGACTCTTGCTCCACTGCGGTAATAAAAATCATTAATCGTCGGGGTGTTATCGGCGGATTCGGATTGATCAGAAGACGATTTGAGCGCTGCAAACTAGCTTACTTAGAGCATAAGCAAGAAGAAAGAGTAAACAATAAGAAAGATAAAAAGAAAGACAAGGACAAATGCTACAACAATTGTGACCCATCGGGGATGTGCGATATTGGTTCTTGCTCCAAAGCGAAAAACTGTGACATGGATTTACCGTGCGACGGCTCTTTCTGGTGGCGGTTTTAA
- a CDS encoding HDOD domain-containing protein, with amino-acid sequence MPDDILKGVYIPPQPKLIDEIRMAGTDLDEIAQKISSDPGVSAAVMKTVNSPYFGLSARIASINQAVILLGIDRVVNIVKSMLLKSSMADISTSINMEQFWESSSAVAVVSSAVCRQLNLGLTDEAYTLGLFHNSGVPIIAQKVKNYGEIIKASYARPDGKITREEFKNIGMHHAAAGYRLTRVWKLPKLISEAVQNHHSVERLLDDSSIENPKLKSLVSVLKISEHMVRLYQRLGDAPKDYEWDIIKLSVLGFLGLSEYDEEDLEDAVSYTLGGIP; translated from the coding sequence ATGCCTGACGATATCCTAAAAGGGGTTTACATTCCCCCGCAACCAAAACTCATTGATGAAATTCGTATGGCGGGTACCGATCTCGATGAGATCGCCCAAAAGATCAGCTCGGATCCTGGCGTTAGTGCGGCAGTGATGAAAACGGTCAACTCGCCTTACTTTGGTCTAAGTGCTCGCATTGCCTCCATCAATCAAGCGGTTATTCTGTTGGGGATTGATCGAGTGGTCAATATTGTTAAATCCATGTTGCTAAAATCCTCAATGGCCGATATTTCTACGTCCATTAATATGGAGCAATTTTGGGAGTCGAGTTCAGCGGTCGCAGTTGTTTCGTCTGCTGTATGTCGTCAATTAAACCTCGGATTAACCGACGAAGCCTATACGCTTGGCCTTTTCCATAATTCAGGAGTGCCAATCATCGCTCAAAAAGTAAAAAATTACGGCGAGATTATCAAAGCCTCCTATGCCCGTCCTGACGGTAAGATCACTCGCGAAGAGTTCAAAAACATAGGCATGCATCATGCCGCTGCGGGCTATCGTTTAACCCGAGTTTGGAAACTTCCGAAACTCATTTCGGAAGCGGTGCAAAATCATCACAGTGTTGAACGCTTACTGGATGATTCCAGTATTGAAAATCCAAAGTTGAAGTCACTCGTGTCGGTATTAAAAATCTCTGAGCATATGGTCCGGTTGTATCAGCGCTTAGGAGATGCTCCGAAGGATTATGAGTGGGATATCATAAAGCTGTCGGTTCTCGGCTTTCTTGGATTAAGCGAGTACGACGAAGAAGACCTAGAAGATGCCGTTTCTTATACACTAGGCGGAATACCATAA
- a CDS encoding IS481 family transposase has translation MLHTNNPIIKHKAGLLNLAEELGNVSKACKVMGVSRDTFYRYQELVEEGGIDALISKSRRNPNVKNRVDEATETAVINYAIEFPAHGQHRTSNELRKKGVFVSGSGVRSIWLRHDLENFKKRLKALEDKVAKEGIILTDSQIAALEKKKNDDEACGEIETAHPGYLGSQDTFYVGNLKGVGRIYQQTFIDTYSKVAFAKLYTTKTPITAADILNDKVLPYFQQHELPMLRVLTDRGTEYCGKVEHHDYQLYLAINDIEHTKTKAMSPQTNGICERFHKTILNEFYQVTFRKKLYSSLDELQKDLDEWIVYYNNERTHQGKMCCGRTPNETLIDGKRIWADKNLAQI, from the coding sequence ATGCTACATACTAACAACCCAATCATAAAACACAAAGCTGGTTTACTTAACTTAGCAGAAGAACTCGGGAACGTATCGAAAGCCTGTAAGGTAATGGGCGTATCACGAGATACATTTTATCGCTATCAAGAACTGGTCGAAGAAGGCGGTATCGATGCCCTTATCAGCAAGAGCCGTCGCAACCCAAATGTTAAAAATCGCGTTGATGAAGCCACAGAAACAGCGGTTATCAATTATGCCATTGAGTTTCCGGCACACGGCCAACACCGAACCAGTAACGAGTTGCGAAAGAAAGGAGTCTTTGTATCAGGGAGCGGTGTCCGGTCGATATGGCTCAGGCATGACCTAGAAAACTTTAAGAAGCGCTTGAAGGCACTGGAAGATAAGGTTGCTAAAGAGGGCATCATACTGACCGATAGCCAAATAGCTGCACTTGAGAAGAAGAAAAATGATGATGAAGCCTGTGGTGAGATTGAAACAGCTCACCCTGGCTACTTAGGCTCACAAGATACCTTTTATGTCGGTAACCTAAAGGGCGTTGGACGAATTTACCAACAAACCTTCATCGACACTTACAGCAAAGTTGCCTTTGCCAAACTCTACACCACAAAAACACCTATTACCGCAGCCGACATACTTAATGACAAAGTGCTACCTTACTTCCAGCAACATGAGTTACCCATGTTGCGAGTATTAACGGATCGCGGCACTGAGTATTGTGGAAAAGTTGAACATCACGACTATCAGCTGTATTTAGCAATCAATGACATCGAGCATACAAAGACTAAAGCAATGTCACCGCAAACCAATGGTATCTGCGAACGATTCCATAAAACGATATTGAACGAGTTCTACCAGGTTACATTTCGGAAGAAATTATACAGTTCACTGGATGAGCTTCAAAAGGATCTGGACGAATGGATAGTTTACTACAATAATGAACGCACCCATCAAGGAAAAATGTGTTGTGGACGAACGCCCAATGAAACATTAATTGATGGTAAGAGAATTTGGGCTGACAAAAATCTAGCTCAAATCTAA
- the parE gene encoding DNA topoisomerase IV subunit B, giving the protein MSQYTADSIEVLNGLEPVKKRPGMYTDTARPNHLGQEVIDNSVDEALAGHCKVIHISIEKDGSMSVADDGRGMPTDIHPEEGIPGVELILTKLHAGGKFSNKNYQFSGGLHGVGISVVNALSKRVEVRVRRDGVEQMMAFEHGDKASDLKVIGEVGKRNTGTTVTFWPDPKYFDSAKFSVPRLKHLLKAKAVLCPGLKVKLSDNINGETFEWFYENGLTDYVAASAEGFETLPEEPFVGSFSSQSEAVDWALHWLPEGGEMLAESYVNLIPTALGGTHVNGLRTGLLEAMREFCEFRNLLPRGVKLAPEDVWDRLSYVLSVKLEDPQFSGQTKERLSSRQCAAFVSGVVKDAFSLWLNQHADLGDKLAELAISNAHKRLRAGKKVARKKVTSGPALPGKLADCIGQEPMNSELFLVEGDSAGGSAKQARDKDYQAIMPLRGKILNTWEVDAHDILASQEVHDISVAIGLDPNSDDLSKLRYGKVCILADADSDGLHIATLLCALFVKHFQPLVEQGHLYMAMPPLYRIDVGKEVFYALDEDEKNGILDRIEAEKKRGKVNVQRFKGLGEMNPGQLRETTMARDTRRLVQLSIEDIAATEQMMDMLLGKKRASDRKSWLETKGNLAEV; this is encoded by the coding sequence ATGAGTCAATATACAGCCGATTCCATTGAAGTTTTAAACGGTTTAGAACCGGTTAAAAAGCGACCTGGAATGTACACAGACACCGCCCGACCCAATCACTTGGGCCAAGAGGTTATCGATAACAGTGTCGATGAAGCACTGGCAGGTCACTGTAAGGTCATTCATATTTCTATCGAAAAAGATGGCTCCATGTCAGTGGCTGATGATGGCCGTGGCATGCCTACCGATATTCATCCCGAAGAGGGGATTCCCGGCGTCGAGCTGATTTTGACCAAGTTGCATGCCGGCGGAAAGTTCTCAAACAAGAACTACCAGTTTTCGGGCGGCTTACATGGTGTTGGGATTAGTGTTGTTAATGCGTTATCTAAGCGTGTTGAAGTTCGCGTAAGACGTGATGGCGTCGAGCAAATGATGGCGTTTGAGCATGGCGACAAGGCCTCTGATTTAAAAGTTATCGGTGAAGTTGGTAAGCGCAATACGGGCACAACCGTCACTTTTTGGCCTGATCCTAAGTATTTTGATTCGGCAAAGTTTTCAGTTCCTCGCTTAAAGCATTTATTGAAAGCCAAAGCGGTTTTGTGTCCAGGCTTAAAAGTTAAGCTGAGTGACAATATCAATGGCGAAACATTCGAATGGTTTTATGAGAATGGTTTAACTGACTATGTCGCAGCGTCAGCCGAAGGCTTTGAGACTTTGCCTGAAGAGCCCTTTGTCGGAAGCTTTTCGAGCCAGTCTGAAGCCGTTGATTGGGCATTGCATTGGTTACCCGAAGGTGGCGAGATGCTGGCCGAAAGCTACGTCAACCTGATACCTACGGCGCTGGGTGGTACGCACGTTAATGGCTTAAGAACCGGATTACTCGAAGCGATGCGCGAGTTTTGCGAGTTCCGAAATTTGTTGCCTCGTGGTGTGAAATTAGCGCCGGAAGATGTGTGGGACCGCTTAAGTTACGTCTTATCGGTGAAACTGGAAGATCCGCAGTTTAGCGGGCAAACGAAAGAGCGACTTTCGTCTCGACAATGTGCCGCCTTTGTTTCTGGCGTGGTCAAAGATGCTTTCAGTTTGTGGTTGAACCAGCACGCAGATTTGGGTGACAAGTTGGCGGAGCTGGCAATCAGCAATGCGCACAAACGTTTACGAGCAGGAAAAAAAGTTGCGCGTAAGAAAGTCACTTCTGGTCCTGCATTACCTGGAAAACTCGCCGACTGTATTGGCCAAGAGCCCATGAACTCTGAATTATTTTTAGTTGAGGGAGATTCAGCGGGAGGTAGTGCAAAACAAGCTCGAGATAAAGATTATCAGGCCATTATGCCGCTACGCGGGAAAATATTGAACACCTGGGAGGTTGATGCCCACGATATTTTAGCGTCGCAAGAGGTCCACGATATTTCGGTGGCGATAGGCTTAGATCCAAATTCCGACGATTTAAGCAAGTTACGCTACGGTAAGGTCTGTATTTTGGCCGATGCTGACTCAGATGGATTGCATATTGCAACCTTGTTATGCGCGTTATTCGTAAAGCATTTTCAACCACTGGTTGAGCAAGGCCACTTGTATATGGCCATGCCTCCTTTATATCGTATCGATGTTGGTAAAGAAGTTTTTTACGCCCTAGATGAAGATGAAAAGAATGGCATTCTCGACCGCATAGAGGCAGAGAAAAAACGTGGCAAGGTCAATGTTCAGCGCTTTAAAGGTTTAGGTGAGATGAACCCTGGACAATTACGGGAGACCACCATGGCTCGTGATACTCGACGATTGGTTCAGCTTTCAATCGAAGACATTGCCGCAACCGAACAAATGATGGACATGTTGCTCGGTAAAAAACGAGCGAGTGATCGAAAAAGTTGGTTAGAGACCAAGGGCAACTTGGCGGAAGTATAA
- a CDS encoding DUF7661 family protein, translated as MEIEFNVFGKKMVVQRNSEEWRLFLDSGTGVRTRVTDIVIPNDLSEGELVTFLDDMYHEHASEKYPEVVEVKEQ; from the coding sequence GTGGAAATTGAATTTAATGTTTTTGGAAAAAAGATGGTTGTACAGAGAAATTCAGAAGAATGGCGTTTATTTTTAGATAGTGGCACAGGTGTTCGAACGAGAGTAACCGATATTGTCATTCCAAATGATTTGTCTGAAGGTGAGTTAGTGACCTTTTTAGACGATATGTATCATGAGCATGCTAGCGAAAAATACCCTGAAGTTGTAGAAGTAAAAGAACAGTAA
- the parC gene encoding DNA topoisomerase IV subunit A, whose translation MDFNFEGVERQSLAEFTEKAYLNYSMYVIMDRALPHIGDGLKPVQRRIVYAMSELGLKATSKYKKSARTVGDVLGKFHPHGDSACYEAMVLMAQPFSYRYPLVDGQGNWGSPDDPKSFAAMRYTESRLSPYAEVLLSELGQGTVDWVPNFDGTMREPEILPARLPNLLLNGTTGIAVGMATDIPPHNLREVADACIHLLDNPKASVSDLNQIVKGPDFPTEAEIITSKDDILKVYETGRGSIKMRAKYHTEDGEVVITALPHQVSGNRVMEQIAQQMQAKKLPMVSDIRDESDHETPTRFVIVPRSNRIDTEALMHHLFATTDLEKNYRVNVNVIGIDNKPQVKPLNRFLSEWLEFRTETTRRRLQHRLNKVNERLHLLEGMLIAFLNIDEVIHIIRTEDEPKLELMKRFELTELQANYILDTKLRQLARLEEMKIRGEQDELAKEREQLEKTLGSARRLKTLVKKEIQEAADEFGDDRRSPIVARAEAKALDETDLMPTEPVTVVLSDKGWVRCAKGHDIDAEKLSYKSGDQYLSSAEGKSNQQAVFFDSTGRSYALAAHTLPSARGQGEPLSGRFNPIAGAIFTTTLMGQNDDLYLVSSDAGYGFVAKFEDFVTRNKNGKALLNLPKGAKVITPKPVLDYETQNCVAVTNEGRLLVFPLRDLPCLAKGKGNKIISIPAARVMTREEFVVDISVVSENDELIVHSGKRHLRMKMKDLEHYRGERGRRGNKLPRGFQKVDKLEVENN comes from the coding sequence ATGGATTTTAACTTTGAAGGTGTTGAGCGTCAGTCGCTAGCCGAGTTTACTGAAAAGGCCTATCTCAACTACTCGATGTACGTCATTATGGATCGTGCATTGCCCCATATTGGCGACGGACTTAAACCAGTACAACGGCGCATCGTTTATGCCATGAGCGAGTTGGGTTTAAAAGCGACATCGAAATACAAGAAGTCTGCCCGTACGGTGGGTGACGTATTGGGTAAGTTTCATCCCCATGGTGATTCTGCATGCTACGAAGCGATGGTGTTAATGGCTCAGCCATTTTCTTACCGCTATCCCTTGGTTGATGGTCAAGGCAACTGGGGATCACCTGATGATCCTAAGTCGTTCGCGGCGATGCGATATACCGAATCTCGACTGTCTCCTTATGCAGAAGTTTTGTTGAGTGAGTTGGGACAAGGTACCGTTGACTGGGTTCCAAACTTCGACGGAACCATGCGCGAGCCAGAAATACTTCCTGCTCGACTGCCTAATTTGTTGTTAAATGGCACGACCGGAATTGCGGTTGGTATGGCGACCGATATTCCTCCGCACAATTTACGAGAAGTTGCTGATGCGTGTATTCACTTGCTCGATAATCCAAAGGCATCGGTGTCGGACTTAAATCAAATTGTAAAGGGACCTGACTTTCCGACTGAAGCTGAAATCATCACTTCGAAAGACGATATCTTAAAAGTGTATGAGACTGGACGCGGCAGTATTAAAATGCGCGCGAAATACCACACTGAAGATGGTGAAGTGGTGATTACCGCATTACCTCATCAAGTTTCTGGTAATCGCGTGATGGAGCAAATTGCGCAACAAATGCAAGCCAAGAAGTTACCCATGGTCAGTGATATTCGAGATGAGTCAGATCATGAAACGCCAACACGGTTTGTCATTGTTCCGCGTTCTAACCGTATTGATACAGAAGCGTTAATGCATCATTTATTCGCAACGACCGATTTAGAAAAAAATTATCGCGTTAATGTGAACGTTATTGGTATCGATAACAAACCTCAGGTTAAACCGCTCAATCGATTTCTCAGTGAGTGGCTAGAGTTTCGTACGGAAACAACCCGTCGTCGTTTGCAACATCGTTTAAATAAAGTGAATGAGCGCCTGCATCTTTTAGAAGGGATGTTGATAGCGTTTTTAAATATCGACGAAGTCATTCACATTATTCGTACGGAAGATGAACCTAAGCTAGAGTTAATGAAGCGCTTTGAGCTGACCGAACTGCAAGCGAATTACATTCTTGATACCAAATTAAGACAGTTAGCTCGTTTAGAAGAAATGAAAATTCGTGGCGAGCAAGATGAGCTAGCGAAAGAGCGCGAGCAACTTGAAAAAACCTTAGGTTCTGCGCGTCGTCTTAAAACCTTAGTGAAGAAAGAAATTCAAGAAGCCGCGGATGAGTTCGGCGATGATCGTCGTTCACCCATCGTTGCTCGAGCAGAAGCAAAAGCACTTGATGAAACCGATTTAATGCCGACCGAACCGGTGACGGTTGTTCTGTCAGACAAAGGTTGGGTGCGTTGTGCAAAAGGCCACGATATTGATGCTGAAAAATTGAGTTATAAGTCAGGTGATCAGTATTTATCGAGTGCCGAAGGTAAGAGTAATCAACAAGCGGTATTTTTTGACTCAACGGGTCGTAGTTACGCATTAGCGGCGCATACACTACCTTCTGCGAGAGGACAAGGAGAGCCGCTGTCGGGCCGCTTTAACCCAATAGCTGGTGCTATCTTTACCACGACCTTGATGGGTCAAAATGATGACCTCTACTTGGTATCTTCAGACGCAGGCTATGGTTTTGTGGCAAAGTTTGAAGATTTCGTCACGCGAAACAAGAACGGTAAAGCACTGCTTAATCTTCCAAAAGGCGCGAAAGTCATTACACCGAAACCGGTACTTGATTATGAAACCCAAAACTGTGTTGCGGTGACGAATGAAGGTCGATTACTGGTGTTTCCATTACGAGACTTACCATGTTTAGCGAAAGGTAAAGGTAACAAAATAATCAGTATTCCTGCTGCTCGAGTGATGACACGCGAAGAGTTTGTGGTCGATATTTCTGTTGTATCAGAAAATGATGAACTCATCGTTCACAGCGGCAAGCGACACCTGAGAATGAAAATGAAAGATCTCGAGCATTATCGCGGAGAACGTGGACGTCGTGGTAACAAACTACCTCGCGGCTTCCAGAAGGTCGATAAACTCGAAGTAGAGAATAATTAG
- a CDS encoding integron integrase gives MRLVRDRIRTMQYSYFTEKSYVYWIKSYIHFHQLKHPQDMSSTHVNDFLTYLAVTRKVSPATQNQALCALVFLYKEVVKQPLGENKINAVRSKSHRNLPVVLSPAEVKRLLNSMHGLPQLMAKLLYGTGLRKTEIHRIRVKDIDFDRNLIIVKRGKGKKDRPLPLPDACRKELQNQIEFVKQLHLKDRRENVNGVEMPYALERKEPNAGKALAWQWVFPSLRLSTDPRTLIVRRHHVHPSVFAKHVKNAVKKAEINKKVTAHVFRHSFATHLLESGADIRTVQELLGHTDVRTTVLAQT, from the coding sequence ATGCGACTAGTCAGGGACAGGATCAGAACGATGCAGTACTCTTACTTCACCGAAAAGAGCTATGTTTATTGGATTAAGAGCTATATTCATTTTCATCAGCTCAAACACCCGCAGGACATGTCTTCAACTCACGTCAACGATTTCCTGACCTACCTCGCAGTCACTCGTAAAGTTTCGCCAGCAACACAGAATCAAGCTTTATGTGCGCTAGTGTTCCTTTATAAAGAGGTTGTAAAACAACCGCTTGGAGAGAATAAAATCAATGCTGTACGGTCAAAATCTCATCGTAATTTACCAGTGGTCCTCTCTCCAGCAGAAGTAAAACGACTTCTCAATTCAATGCACGGTTTACCTCAATTAATGGCAAAACTGCTCTATGGTACTGGATTGAGAAAAACAGAAATTCATCGAATTCGAGTGAAGGACATCGACTTTGATCGCAATCTAATCATTGTTAAACGCGGTAAAGGGAAAAAAGACAGACCTTTACCATTGCCCGATGCATGTCGCAAAGAACTGCAAAATCAAATTGAATTTGTTAAGCAGCTTCATCTAAAAGACCGAAGAGAAAACGTTAATGGTGTAGAGATGCCTTATGCACTAGAGCGAAAGGAACCTAATGCAGGAAAAGCGCTTGCGTGGCAATGGGTATTCCCGAGTCTTCGATTAAGTACTGATCCTCGAACACTCATTGTACGCAGACACCATGTTCACCCCTCTGTTTTCGCTAAACATGTTAAAAATGCCGTTAAAAAAGCCGAAATTAATAAGAAAGTAACAGCCCACGTTTTTCGTCATTCTTTTGCAACACACTTATTAGAATCGGGAGCTGATATTAGAACGGTACAAGAACTATTAGGTCATACTGACGTTAGAACAACTGTACTAGCTCAGACTTAA